A single region of the Pseudomonas sp. PDM14 genome encodes:
- a CDS encoding glycosyltransferase family 4 protein, with protein MSGYAKAKKKLLVVTTVPETLSTILKGQPAFLARHFDLRLATSLGDEVILITSNEGLELSIVPMVRGISPVRDLLSVMRMIVLLRQMRPDAVHSYTPKAGLVTMIAAWLCRVPVRIHTFTGLIFPTASGAKQKLLIWIDRLICACATRVVPEGQGVAQDLRRFGITHKPLQVIGSGNIAGVDTAYFNPADTHSVERAQTLRSALGIADSAFVFCFVGRLNRDKGLLELVRAFEQLDGGQLLLVGAHDQTAPLDARTRQVLDEHPRIHHVGFQEDIRAALLSADVLVLPSYREGFPNVLLQAGSMSLPVIASDINGCNEIVTPSLNGWLVPARDSEALRLAMQVAMETSEEGLIAMGQEARLNVKACFEQEAHWQRMVEFYQGELSREASV; from the coding sequence ATGAGTGGATATGCTAAAGCAAAAAAAAAACTGCTTGTGGTCACGACTGTCCCGGAGACATTGAGCACTATTCTGAAGGGGCAGCCCGCCTTTCTTGCTCGACATTTTGATTTGCGACTTGCTACCTCTCTAGGTGATGAGGTCATCCTGATCACTTCTAATGAAGGACTTGAGCTAAGTATTGTGCCGATGGTGCGGGGTATCAGCCCTGTTCGTGATCTGCTCTCCGTCATGCGGATGATTGTTCTGCTGCGTCAGATGCGACCTGACGCCGTTCATTCCTATACCCCCAAGGCTGGCTTGGTGACAATGATTGCCGCATGGCTCTGTCGCGTGCCGGTCCGGATCCACACGTTCACCGGGCTGATTTTTCCCACAGCCTCGGGTGCAAAGCAGAAACTGCTGATCTGGATCGACAGGCTGATCTGCGCTTGTGCCACGCGTGTCGTTCCCGAGGGGCAGGGTGTTGCGCAGGATCTACGCCGTTTCGGTATTACCCACAAGCCTCTGCAGGTCATCGGCTCCGGAAATATCGCGGGGGTCGACACGGCCTATTTCAACCCGGCAGACACACACTCAGTTGAGCGTGCCCAGACGCTGCGTAGCGCATTGGGTATTGCGGACTCTGCATTCGTGTTCTGTTTTGTTGGTCGCTTGAACCGCGATAAAGGCTTGTTGGAGTTGGTGCGTGCCTTTGAGCAGTTGGACGGCGGGCAACTGTTGCTCGTCGGCGCTCATGATCAGACCGCGCCACTCGACGCGCGGACCAGGCAAGTCCTGGATGAGCATCCGCGTATCCATCATGTGGGCTTCCAAGAAGATATCCGGGCTGCCTTGTTGAGCGCCGATGTGTTGGTGCTGCCCAGCTATCGGGAAGGGTTTCCGAATGTGCTGTTGCAAGCTGGATCCATGTCATTACCTGTGATCGCCAGCGATATAAACGGCTGCAACGAGATCGTTACACCTAGTCTTAATGGATGGTTGGTTCCTGCTCGAGACAGCGAGGCTTTGCGCTTGGCGATGCAGGTGGCAATGGAAACATCGGAAGAGGGCCTGATTGCCATGGGGCAAGAGGCGCGCTTGAACGTAAAGGCGTGTTTCGAGCAGGAGGCGCATTGGCAGCGTATGGTCGAGTTTTATCAGGGTGAGTTGAGTCGTGAAGCGTCTGTTTGA
- a CDS encoding sugar transferase, translated as MKRLFDLVCSAFGLLLLSPVLVVVALMIRQRLGSPVLFRQVRPGLNGRPFEMIKFRTMLDAVDTQGNSLPDAERMTPFGRFLRSTSLDELPELWNVLKGDMSLVGPRPLLMEYLPLYNERQARRHEVRPGVTGWAQVNGRNALGWPEKFELDMWYVENRSLRLDIRIIFLTIRKVFIREGISADGEATMAKFTGKE; from the coding sequence GTGAAGCGTCTGTTTGATCTCGTTTGCTCTGCATTTGGGTTGTTATTGCTTTCACCGGTGTTGGTGGTCGTCGCCTTGATGATTCGTCAGCGCTTGGGCAGTCCGGTGCTGTTCCGTCAGGTTCGTCCAGGCCTGAATGGGCGCCCATTCGAGATGATCAAGTTTCGTACCATGCTGGATGCAGTCGATACTCAGGGTAATTCGCTTCCCGATGCCGAACGGATGACGCCATTTGGACGCTTTCTCAGGTCTACCAGTCTCGACGAGTTGCCTGAGCTGTGGAATGTGCTCAAGGGCGATATGAGCCTGGTTGGTCCACGCCCACTGCTGATGGAGTACCTACCCCTCTACAATGAGCGGCAAGCTCGCCGTCACGAAGTTCGGCCAGGGGTGACGGGCTGGGCACAGGTCAACGGGCGTAATGCGCTGGGCTGGCCCGAGAAGTTCGAGTTGGACATGTGGTACGTAGAGAATCGATCTCTGCGGTTGGATATACGGATCATTTTCCTGACCATTCGCAAGGTCTTCATTCGCGAAGGCATCAGCGCGGATGGCGAGGCAACCATGGCCAAGTTCACGGGAAAGGAATGA
- a CDS encoding N-acetyl sugar amidotransferase has protein sequence MSAEVSDSSNIICTKCIYDESVPNISFDDSGVCNYCRQIEELEQQFPNDERGERALENAVAEMKAAGRGKKYDALIGVSGGCDSSYLMHLMTKKYGLRLLAVHFDNTWNTTIATQNIHAVTDKLGIDLFTYVVDAEEFDDIVLSFLKSGVRDIECPTDIGLAATMNIAAEKYGIRYKIDGHSFRTEGTAPMGWIYMDAKYIQSVHREYGKSSMKTFPNLWLYKQLKWMLFNKIKSVRPLYYLDYDKEQAKTLLSEEYGWVWYGGHHLENRTAAFFHSYFFPKRWGSDFRIVGYSAYCRDGRMTREHALSLMREEPHLEAGLLDYYKKRLSLDDNQFEALMKLPKKYYTDFKTYKKTFEIMRPFFYLMAKWGFVPWSFYIKYTLPHEVQKDELS, from the coding sequence ATGTCTGCTGAAGTAAGCGACTCTTCTAATATCATCTGTACAAAATGCATTTATGACGAGAGTGTCCCTAATATTTCTTTCGATGATAGTGGTGTTTGTAACTATTGCCGTCAGATAGAAGAATTAGAGCAGCAGTTTCCAAACGATGAACGTGGTGAGCGCGCATTGGAAAATGCAGTGGCTGAGATGAAGGCTGCGGGTCGGGGCAAGAAATACGATGCTCTTATCGGTGTGTCCGGAGGATGTGACTCATCCTATCTGATGCATCTCATGACTAAGAAATATGGCCTGCGCCTCTTGGCCGTGCATTTTGATAACACATGGAATACAACGATTGCTACGCAGAACATCCATGCTGTTACTGACAAGTTAGGTATCGATCTGTTTACCTATGTGGTCGATGCTGAAGAGTTCGATGATATAGTTCTTTCTTTCTTGAAGTCTGGGGTCAGAGATATCGAGTGTCCAACCGATATTGGTCTGGCCGCGACGATGAATATTGCTGCCGAAAAATATGGTATCCGTTACAAGATTGATGGGCACTCATTTCGGACAGAGGGCACCGCCCCAATGGGGTGGATATACATGGATGCCAAATACATACAAAGCGTTCATCGAGAGTACGGGAAGTCCTCAATGAAGACGTTTCCGAATTTGTGGCTGTATAAGCAGTTGAAGTGGATGCTGTTTAACAAAATCAAGTCAGTGCGCCCGCTTTATTATTTGGACTATGATAAGGAGCAAGCAAAAACACTTCTGTCTGAGGAGTATGGCTGGGTGTGGTATGGCGGACATCATTTAGAAAATCGGACAGCTGCCTTCTTCCACAGTTATTTCTTTCCCAAACGCTGGGGCAGTGATTTTAGAATTGTTGGATATTCAGCATATTGCCGAGATGGGCGTATGACGCGTGAGCACGCTCTATCCTTGATGCGTGAGGAGCCGCATCTAGAGGCGGGGCTTTTAGATTACTATAAGAAAAGGCTGAGTCTTGATGACAACCAATTTGAAGCGCTGATGAAACTTCCGAAAAAATATTATACGGATTTTAAAACGTACAAAAAAACCTTTGAGATCATGAGGCCCTTTTTCTATCTGATGGCCAAGTGGGGCTTTGTTCCGTGGAGTTTTTATATTAAATATACGCTTCCTCATGAAGTGCAAAAGGACGAGTTGTCTTGA
- a CDS encoding oligosaccharide flippase family protein, translating into MLRQFLRHSALYSVGNILTKGVSFLLIPIYLSFLSKEEYGVFEYVLSVGAIVAVVVTFEVSQGVMRFVSEYQGQRVLQSSYIATAFWFTVASYFLLIVTVSFFLTDLSLMLLDEANRERVLLFGALAFSSSALVYFFSVVYRSKLRPQASILISMCSVISIAIFSLCSLYLGYGVDGLLLAQFLAQALVIGVIVWHERKDFFKRPDLLRLKELLSFSAPLVFSSLSVVASIFSDRLFIKAILGFQELAVFSVGAKIAAVITLLTMGVQSALAPLIYAKFDCVDTPMKLRKIFWGYIFFGASFVLAIAVLGDSLVLIIASDSYAGAASVAVVLSAAVFVQGMCAFFPGLSIYKKTKLLACVNVFGAIIAVCLNFWFVHWWGILGASFATFAGACVIFSMNAFFSQFYYKVF; encoded by the coding sequence ATGCTTAGGCAATTTCTTCGGCACTCAGCTTTATATAGCGTTGGTAATATTCTTACAAAAGGGGTCAGCTTCTTGCTGATACCTATATATTTGAGTTTTTTATCTAAAGAGGAATATGGCGTCTTTGAATATGTTTTATCTGTTGGGGCTATAGTTGCAGTTGTTGTGACCTTTGAAGTGTCGCAGGGTGTGATGCGATTTGTTTCTGAGTATCAGGGGCAGAGGGTTTTGCAATCTTCTTATATTGCCACGGCATTTTGGTTTACAGTGGCGTCCTATTTTTTATTGATCGTCACGGTTTCGTTTTTTTTAACAGATCTTTCTCTAATGCTGTTGGATGAGGCCAATAGGGAGCGAGTGCTTCTTTTCGGTGCTCTTGCTTTCTCCTCCAGTGCATTGGTTTATTTTTTTTCTGTAGTTTACCGTTCAAAATTACGGCCTCAGGCTTCCATACTGATTTCGATGTGCTCTGTAATTAGCATCGCGATATTTTCTTTGTGCTCTCTTTATTTGGGGTATGGCGTCGATGGACTTCTGCTCGCCCAATTCCTTGCTCAGGCGCTGGTGATTGGTGTCATCGTATGGCATGAGCGTAAGGATTTTTTTAAGCGTCCTGATTTGTTACGACTGAAAGAGCTGCTTTCTTTTTCCGCCCCTCTTGTTTTTTCCAGTTTGAGTGTGGTTGCTTCTATTTTTTCTGATCGTCTATTTATTAAGGCCATTCTAGGATTTCAAGAGTTGGCGGTGTTCAGTGTAGGAGCGAAAATTGCTGCCGTCATTACTCTTCTTACTATGGGTGTGCAAAGCGCATTAGCACCTTTGATTTATGCGAAATTTGATTGTGTTGATACACCTATGAAGTTGAGAAAAATATTCTGGGGTTATATTTTTTTCGGGGCTTCCTTCGTTTTGGCTATCGCTGTGCTGGGAGATAGCCTTGTCTTGATTATCGCAAGCGATAGTTATGCGGGTGCTGCTTCTGTTGCAGTGGTGTTGAGTGCTGCAGTTTTTGTGCAGGGTATGTGTGCTTTTTTTCCAGGACTCTCTATATATAAGAAAACAAAATTACTTGCGTGTGTTAATGTTTTTGGTGCGATTATTGCTGTATGTCTTAATTTTTGGTTTGTACATTGGTGGGGTATCCTTGGGGCCTCTTTTGCTACCTTTGCAGGTGCGTGCGTTATATTTTCAATGAATGCATTTTTCTCACAATTCTATTATAAGGTTTTCTGA
- a CDS encoding DegT/DnrJ/EryC1/StrS family aminotransferase, with the protein MLNTPFAPWPSFSEEEANATRDVILSNKVNYWTGQHCREFEKEFAAWVGVEYAIALANGTVALDVALKALGVGAGDEVVVTSRTFLASASSIVNAGAVPVFADVDRDSQNVTVDSIAAVLTVRTRAIICVHLAGWPCDMDPIMSLAEQHGLFVIEDCAQAHGASYKGRAVGSIGHVGAWSFCQDKIMTTGGEGGMVTTNDRSLWSSIWSFKDHGKSWEAVYEREHAPGFRWLHESFGTNWRMLEVQAAIGRIQLQRMPAWQAARLGNAQRIWETAANVRGLRVPAVPSDVVHAAYKCYVFIEAEKLKADWSRDRVLGEIGKLGVPCFSGSCSEVYLEKAFDGTGWRPEHRLPIARELGETSLMFMVHPTLASADVSKTCDALTAVMAQAVQ; encoded by the coding sequence GTGCTCAATACACCCTTCGCTCCATGGCCCAGCTTTTCTGAAGAAGAAGCCAATGCGACCCGTGATGTGATTCTTTCGAATAAGGTCAATTACTGGACGGGTCAGCATTGTCGCGAGTTCGAGAAGGAATTCGCGGCCTGGGTAGGCGTTGAGTATGCGATAGCTCTGGCCAACGGTACCGTAGCTTTGGACGTGGCATTAAAGGCGCTCGGCGTGGGCGCTGGGGATGAGGTCGTGGTGACATCACGAACCTTCCTGGCTTCGGCTTCGTCCATTGTCAATGCGGGCGCGGTTCCGGTTTTCGCCGATGTCGATCGCGACTCCCAGAACGTCACAGTCGATAGTATTGCCGCGGTACTGACGGTTCGTACACGAGCCATCATTTGCGTTCATCTGGCTGGATGGCCGTGTGACATGGACCCCATCATGTCGCTTGCGGAGCAGCACGGCCTGTTCGTTATCGAGGATTGTGCGCAGGCGCATGGCGCAAGTTACAAGGGGCGAGCGGTTGGTTCGATTGGTCATGTTGGCGCTTGGTCGTTCTGCCAGGACAAGATCATGACTACGGGTGGCGAGGGAGGAATGGTGACCACCAACGATCGCAGCCTCTGGTCGAGCATATGGTCGTTCAAGGATCACGGAAAATCCTGGGAAGCGGTGTACGAGCGGGAGCACGCACCGGGCTTTCGCTGGCTGCATGAAAGTTTCGGTACCAACTGGCGCATGCTGGAAGTACAAGCTGCAATCGGACGTATCCAATTGCAGCGGATGCCGGCTTGGCAGGCTGCTCGGCTTGGCAATGCCCAGCGTATATGGGAGACCGCCGCGAATGTGCGCGGGCTTCGTGTACCGGCCGTGCCGAGTGACGTCGTACACGCTGCTTATAAATGTTATGTCTTTATCGAAGCAGAGAAGCTTAAGGCTGACTGGAGTCGGGATCGTGTGCTCGGCGAGATCGGTAAGCTGGGCGTTCCCTGTTTTTCGGGTAGCTGTTCAGAGGTCTATCTTGAAAAGGCCTTCGACGGGACGGGCTGGCGGCCAGAGCATCGACTACCGATCGCACGTGAGCTCGGAGAAACGAGCTTGATGTTCATGGTCCATCCGACCCTTGCAAGTGCTGATGTATCGAAGACATGCGACGCCCTGACCGCCGTTATGGCGCAGGCAGTTCAATGA
- a CDS encoding polysaccharide biosynthesis protein, whose product MKVSTTVRERLLGLSRGYKRLLQVCADIFLLWLALWLSFAMRLGMSNSVSPLGDHIWLFLSAPVIAIPIFIRLGMYRAVMRYFGNDALLTILKAVTLSMLGWALFVYWYRDPGMLVPRSMVFIYWCLTLILVGSLRLVMRQYFLGDWYVGVEQMPFVSASKSHPRVAIYGAGAAGNQLAAALRLGRAMRPVAFVDDDESIASREIAGLRVYKPKNIEAMIRQTGAEEILLAIPSASRSRRREILESLEPYPLHVRTIPGFMDLASGRVKVNDLQDVDIVDLLGRDAVPPRKELFERCIHGQVVLVTGAGGSIGSELCRQILASGATTLVLFEHSEFNLYGIQTELEERIRRDSLPIRLIGILGSIRNRERLLDVMRTWKVQTVYHAAAYKHVPIVEHNIAEGVLNNVFGTLQTAQAAVKAGVRHFVLISTDKAVRPTNVMGSTKRLAEMVLQALARESAPVLMTDEVGVPQVSQTRFTMVRFGNVLGSSGSVIPLFREQIKRGGPVTVTHPNITRYFMTIPEAAQLVIQAGSMGQGGDVFVLDMGQPVRIVELAEKMIHLSGLSLRDEDSPGGDIAIEFTGLRPGEKLYEELLIGENVSPTDHSMIMRADEEHLPWEVLKGVLGELFLAVERDDYDTVRRMLRQTVSGYSPEGEIVDWIHVQQRTDR is encoded by the coding sequence TTGAAGGTATCGACCACTGTTCGGGAGCGGTTGCTAGGGCTTTCTCGCGGATACAAGCGTCTGCTGCAAGTGTGCGCTGACATATTCCTGCTCTGGCTGGCGTTGTGGCTGTCATTCGCCATGCGACTGGGCATGAGCAACTCGGTCAGCCCATTGGGCGATCACATCTGGCTTTTCCTCAGTGCTCCAGTGATCGCCATTCCCATCTTTATCAGGCTGGGTATGTACCGTGCCGTCATGCGTTACTTCGGCAATGATGCACTGCTGACTATTCTCAAGGCCGTCACCCTTTCGATGCTCGGGTGGGCTCTATTCGTGTATTGGTACCGTGACCCAGGCATGCTGGTTCCCCGGTCCATGGTGTTCATCTATTGGTGTCTCACACTGATTTTGGTGGGAAGTTTACGCTTGGTCATGCGCCAGTATTTTCTTGGCGACTGGTACGTAGGCGTGGAGCAGATGCCGTTCGTGAGCGCTTCCAAGTCTCATCCCCGCGTTGCCATATACGGTGCCGGTGCTGCTGGCAATCAGCTGGCAGCGGCGCTGCGACTAGGGCGTGCCATGCGACCGGTTGCGTTCGTCGACGATGATGAAAGTATCGCGTCCCGTGAGATCGCTGGTCTTCGCGTCTATAAGCCCAAAAACATCGAGGCGATGATCCGGCAAACCGGTGCAGAGGAAATTCTGCTGGCGATCCCGTCTGCATCCCGGTCACGTCGCCGAGAAATCCTCGAGTCGCTGGAGCCATATCCATTACACGTGCGCACTATTCCCGGCTTCATGGACCTGGCCAGCGGCAGGGTCAAGGTGAATGATCTGCAGGACGTCGACATCGTCGACCTGCTCGGGCGCGATGCTGTGCCGCCGCGCAAGGAGTTGTTCGAGCGCTGTATTCATGGGCAGGTAGTCTTGGTGACGGGGGCTGGTGGTTCCATCGGCTCGGAGCTGTGCCGGCAGATTCTGGCTTCAGGCGCCACCACGCTGGTGCTGTTCGAGCACAGCGAATTCAATCTGTATGGCATTCAGACCGAGCTCGAAGAGCGCATTCGCCGCGATTCGTTGCCAATCCGGTTGATCGGCATCCTGGGTAGTATCCGCAACCGCGAACGGCTTCTCGATGTGATGCGTACCTGGAAGGTGCAGACGGTCTATCACGCGGCGGCTTACAAGCATGTGCCCATCGTTGAGCACAACATTGCCGAGGGTGTGCTCAACAACGTGTTCGGGACGCTGCAAACCGCGCAGGCGGCGGTGAAGGCGGGTGTGCGTCACTTCGTGCTGATCTCGACCGACAAGGCTGTCAGGCCGACCAATGTGATGGGCAGCACCAAGCGTCTGGCGGAAATGGTGCTGCAGGCGCTCGCTCGCGAGTCGGCGCCAGTGCTGATGACTGACGAAGTGGGTGTGCCGCAGGTCAGCCAGACGCGTTTCACCATGGTGCGCTTCGGCAATGTGCTGGGCTCATCCGGCTCGGTGATTCCGTTGTTTCGTGAGCAGATCAAGCGCGGTGGGCCGGTGACGGTCACGCATCCGAACATTACTCGTTACTTCATGACCATTCCCGAGGCGGCGCAACTGGTGATCCAGGCAGGCTCGATGGGGCAGGGTGGCGATGTGTTCGTGCTGGACATGGGGCAGCCTGTACGAATCGTCGAATTGGCAGAAAAGATGATTCACCTCTCTGGACTGAGTCTGCGTGATGAAGATTCGCCCGGCGGTGACATTGCCATCGAATTCACTGGTCTGCGTCCAGGGGAAAAACTCTATGAAGAGCTGCTGATTGGCGAGAACGTCAGCCCGACCGATCACTCGATGATCATGCGGGCGGATGAGGAGCATCTGCCTTGGGAGGTGCTGAAAGGTGTCCTTGGCGAGTTGTTCCTGGCGGTTGAGCGCGATGACTACGACACGGTGCGCAGGATGCTTCGGCAAACAGTGAGTGGATACAGCCCGGAAGGTGAGATCGTCGACTGGATACATGTGCAGCAGCGCACAGATCGGTAG
- a CDS encoding glycosyltransferase family 1 protein encodes MRVLHAAALLSPPSGIVNQMEWEQLAASQLGIPWHVKMFCPRDSCADSPVVYRARWLGGKRNGVVWKLYAWLILRIEYHVWLYSLAKEYDAFVLRYYVHDPFQLLFILLCNRPVYLVHHTLEVPELAMPGGTGARLRSLLEDWIGRYAVRYSYGTIGVTQEILTHQNLRGYKRGGDYLYPNGILYEKCTVSDERCDIPELLFVAGFFAPWHGLDLLLSDIESSGQEFILHLVGTLSAVDQARAKKDKRIVLHGYKPVEYVRKISGRCSLGISSFALSRIGMAEACTLKVREYLMMGLPVYAGYQEVIPSSFAYYRSGPPSIADILAFANSVRSISREQVAGAARPYIDKSVALDILYRAMRDVRGAEG; translated from the coding sequence ATGAGGGTATTACACGCGGCAGCTTTACTTTCACCTCCTTCTGGTATTGTGAATCAAATGGAGTGGGAGCAGCTTGCTGCGTCTCAATTGGGGATTCCATGGCATGTGAAAATGTTTTGCCCTCGGGATAGCTGTGCGGACTCACCTGTCGTTTACCGTGCTCGATGGTTGGGGGGTAAGCGGAATGGTGTTGTTTGGAAGCTATACGCTTGGCTTATTTTACGTATTGAGTATCACGTTTGGTTGTATTCGCTCGCAAAAGAATACGACGCTTTTGTTTTGCGCTATTATGTGCACGATCCTTTCCAGTTGTTGTTCATATTGCTATGTAATCGTCCTGTGTATTTGGTGCATCACACGCTTGAGGTTCCCGAGTTGGCGATGCCGGGCGGTACAGGGGCTCGCCTGCGGTCTTTGCTAGAGGATTGGATTGGGAGATATGCTGTTCGATATTCCTACGGGACTATTGGCGTCACTCAAGAAATTCTAACTCATCAAAATTTGCGTGGTTACAAGAGGGGGGGGGATTATCTCTACCCCAATGGAATATTGTATGAAAAGTGCACTGTATCTGATGAGCGATGTGATATCCCAGAGTTGCTATTTGTTGCCGGATTTTTTGCGCCATGGCATGGGCTTGATTTGCTCTTGAGCGATATAGAGTCTAGTGGTCAGGAATTTATATTGCATCTTGTCGGTACTTTGTCAGCGGTCGACCAAGCCCGTGCGAAAAAAGATAAGCGTATTGTATTGCATGGCTACAAACCCGTTGAGTACGTACGTAAAATTTCCGGGCGCTGCTCTCTTGGTATTTCGTCATTTGCTTTATCGCGCATAGGTATGGCTGAAGCGTGTACACTGAAAGTTCGCGAATATCTAATGATGGGTCTCCCCGTGTATGCTGGTTATCAAGAGGTTATTCCTTCGTCCTTTGCATACTATCGTAGTGGCCCCCCTTCAATTGCCGATATTCTCGCCTTTGCAAATAGCGTACGCTCGATATCTCGCGAGCAGGTTGCAGGTGCTGCAAGACCATATATTGATAAGTCAGTTGCTCTTGATATTCTATATCGTGCCATGAGGGATGTCCGAGGCGCCGAGGGCTGA
- a CDS encoding acetyltransferase: MKRLAILGASGHGKVVADTAELCGWQRLSFFDDAWPTLLHNGEWAVEGNTAALLESLSDFDGVLVAIGQNDVRLAKVLELQAAGARIATLIHPLACISRYASLREGCVVFAGAVVNAYAKVGTATIINTGSSVDHDCELAAAVHISPGAHLAGGVQVGEATWIGIGACVRQSIRIGRGVMIGAGAAVVADIPDGYTAVGVPARLVQL; this comes from the coding sequence ATGAAGCGTCTCGCTATCCTCGGTGCCAGTGGTCACGGCAAGGTCGTGGCGGATACTGCAGAGCTCTGTGGGTGGCAGCGTCTCTCTTTCTTCGACGATGCCTGGCCAACCCTTTTGCACAATGGTGAATGGGCGGTAGAGGGCAATACCGCGGCGTTGCTGGAGAGCCTGTCTGATTTCGATGGTGTATTGGTCGCTATTGGCCAAAACGATGTACGACTTGCCAAGGTACTTGAGCTGCAGGCAGCAGGTGCACGTATTGCCACGCTGATCCACCCGCTGGCCTGCATAAGCCGCTATGCATCGTTGCGTGAGGGGTGTGTGGTCTTCGCTGGAGCGGTGGTCAATGCCTACGCGAAGGTGGGCACGGCAACTATTATCAATACCGGCAGCAGTGTGGACCATGACTGCGAGTTGGCCGCTGCGGTACACATCAGTCCGGGTGCGCACCTGGCTGGTGGCGTTCAGGTGGGTGAAGCGACCTGGATTGGTATTGGTGCCTGCGTGCGTCAGTCGATTCGCATCGGGCGTGGAGTAATGATCGGTGCCGGTGCAGCCGTCGTAGCCGATATACCGGATGGCTATACTGCTGTCGGAGTGCCGGCCCGCCTGGTGCAGCTCTGA
- a CDS encoding amino acid aminotransferase, with amino-acid sequence MSLFSAVEMAPRDPILGLNEAFAADTRSTKVNLGVGVYYNEEGRIPLLRAVAEAEKARIEAHAPRGYLPIEGIAVYDSAVQKLLLGADSELIAAGRVITTQAVGGTGALKTGADFLKRLLPDAVVAISDPSWENHRALFESAGFPVQNYRYYDAANHGINRSGMLEDLKNLPARSVVVLHACCHNPTGVDLSLDDWKAVLDILREREHVPFLDIAYQGFGDGIEQDAAAVRLFADAGVTFFVSSSFSKSFSLYGERVGALSIVTGSKEEAGRVLSQVKRVIRTNYSNPPTHGATVVASVLNNPELRALWEAELAEMRERIRSMRIAMVDQLAALGAKRDFSFVARQRGMFSYSGLTQEQVERLKTEFGIYAVGTGRICVAALNRNNLDAVTKAIAQVL; translated from the coding sequence ATGAGTCTGTTCTCTGCCGTCGAAATGGCGCCGCGCGACCCGATCCTGGGCCTGAATGAAGCCTTTGCTGCCGATACCCGAAGCACCAAGGTCAACCTGGGTGTGGGGGTGTATTACAACGAAGAGGGCCGAATTCCTCTGCTGCGCGCCGTGGCCGAAGCCGAGAAGGCACGCATCGAGGCGCATGCGCCGCGTGGCTATCTGCCGATCGAGGGTATCGCTGTGTATGACAGCGCCGTACAGAAACTGTTGCTCGGTGCCGACTCCGAGCTGATCGCCGCCGGCCGCGTGATCACCACCCAGGCCGTGGGCGGCACTGGCGCGCTGAAAACTGGCGCAGACTTCCTCAAACGCCTGCTGCCCGACGCCGTCGTCGCCATCAGCGACCCGAGCTGGGAAAACCATCGCGCCCTGTTCGAAAGCGCCGGCTTTCCAGTACAGAACTACCGCTACTACGATGCCGCCAACCACGGCATCAACCGCAGCGGCATGCTGGAAGACCTGAAAAACCTGCCGGCCCGCTCGGTCGTCGTGCTGCACGCCTGCTGCCATAACCCAACCGGTGTCGACCTGTCCCTGGACGACTGGAAAGCGGTGCTGGACATACTGCGCGAGCGCGAACACGTGCCCTTCCTCGACATCGCCTACCAGGGCTTCGGTGACGGCATCGAACAGGACGCCGCTGCGGTCAGGCTGTTCGCCGACGCTGGCGTGACCTTCTTCGTCTCCAGTTCGTTCTCCAAGTCATTCTCGCTGTATGGCGAGCGTGTCGGCGCCCTGTCGATCGTCACCGGCTCCAAGGAAGAAGCTGGCCGCGTGCTCTCGCAGGTCAAGCGTGTGATTCGCACCAACTACTCCAACCCACCGACCCACGGCGCAACCGTGGTCGCCAGCGTGCTGAACAACCCGGAACTGCGCGCACTGTGGGAAGCCGAGTTGGCTGAGATGCGTGAGCGGATCCGTAGCATGCGCATCGCCATGGTGGATCAACTGGCGGCACTGGGCGCCAAGCGCGACTTCAGCTTCGTCGCCCGCCAGCGGGGCATGTTCTCCTACTCGGGCCTGACTCAGGAGCAAGTCGAACGCCTGAAAACGGAGTTCGGCATCTACGCTGTCGGCACCGGCCGCATCTGCGTCGCCGCACTGAACCGCAACAATCTGGATGCCGTGACCAAGGCCATCGCACAGGTTCTCTGA
- a CDS encoding ComEA family DNA-binding protein, producing the protein MPKLKLSSLLFACLASLSVAVSAAEPVKPKAQPIVSEQQAAQASTVNINTADAETLQGELNGIGKVKAEAIIEHRTANGPFASVDELLEVKGIGAATLEKNRDRLSVN; encoded by the coding sequence ATGCCGAAACTCAAGTTGTCTTCCCTGTTGTTTGCCTGCCTTGCCAGTCTCTCCGTCGCTGTCTCGGCAGCGGAACCCGTCAAACCCAAAGCCCAACCTATCGTTAGCGAGCAGCAGGCTGCTCAAGCGTCGACAGTGAACATCAATACTGCCGATGCAGAAACGTTGCAGGGCGAGCTGAATGGTATCGGTAAAGTAAAAGCCGAAGCCATCATCGAACACCGCACGGCCAATGGTCCGTTTGCTTCTGTGGATGAGTTGCTCGAAGTGAAGGGTATCGGTGCGGCCACTCTGGAGAAGAACCGCGATCGACTGAGCGTCAACTGA